One window of the Sandaracinaceae bacterium genome contains the following:
- a CDS encoding sigma-70 family RNA polymerase sigma factor produces the protein MRPAPRPRSGAPTDSVDGLLRELAPKVRAWVFRHLGPGPHLDDATQEALIAIADALPRFEGRSKLTTYARRIAIRAAQRHRRKNPPGQALEAVHDVDGLTPEKLAMQRESIRRLYAALDTLSPKLRSVYILCDVEKTAHEEAAAIAEVSVNTLRARLKRARLSLRSQLIADPYFAGLFTEGT, from the coding sequence ATGAGACCCGCGCCGCGACCGCGCTCCGGCGCGCCCACGGACTCGGTGGACGGGCTGCTGCGCGAGCTCGCGCCGAAGGTGCGCGCCTGGGTCTTTCGCCACCTCGGGCCGGGTCCACACCTCGACGACGCGACGCAGGAGGCGCTCATCGCGATCGCCGACGCGCTCCCGCGCTTCGAGGGACGCTCCAAGCTGACGACCTACGCGCGCCGCATCGCGATCCGCGCGGCCCAGCGCCACCGCCGGAAGAACCCGCCCGGCCAGGCGCTCGAGGCGGTGCACGACGTCGACGGCCTCACGCCCGAGAAGCTCGCGATGCAACGCGAGAGCATCCGCCGCCTCTACGCTGCGCTCGACACGCTCTCGCCCAAGCTGCGCTCCGTCTACATCCTGTGCGACGTCGAGAAGACGGCGCACGAGGAGGCGGCGGCCATCGCGGAGGTCAGCGTCAACACGCTCCGCGCGCGCCTCAAGCGGGCCCGGCTCTCGCTGAGGAGCCAGCTGATCGCCGATCCCTACTTCGCCGGTCTCTTCACGGAGGGAACGTGA
- a CDS encoding FecR domain-containing protein: MRDVSPDPDPLSLLADAAGALPVPEAEPDTLDELVRAATVAARGRARRRETTRAWLLAACALLAVGVGAWLYQRPAVERVPLAPRDAAPGFVTLDLPTGDRVTRAGEGEIGLEAASPDARVFRLGAGEMLFDVAPLGPGQRFEVHTPHISAHVVGTVFAVAVEDAVTRVRVYEGRVEIRRDGEVLTVAEPGMSFRSDGADASTWRPSLEERGWTAARRRAGASRVEPPAQEPVATAESADRPAPGLPTPSRLLPSGPPPSARARAESTSEAPQPSAPDLASARAWLAAGEAARALWAADRVLAAQPREAEWWLLRGDAARTLQRWEDAVQSYERAAELLPPSRATSAGYLAAELRLQRLEDPAGSLQTLARTGAGRPGSPLEERATVLAIRAHLAADDAAAARREARRYLLRFPAGASTDWARSVAEPR, translated from the coding sequence ATGCGCGACGTGAGCCCCGATCCCGATCCGCTCTCGCTGCTGGCCGACGCGGCGGGCGCCTTGCCCGTCCCCGAGGCCGAGCCCGACACGCTCGACGAGCTGGTGCGCGCCGCGACGGTGGCCGCGCGAGGTCGCGCCCGGCGCCGCGAGACCACCCGCGCGTGGCTGCTCGCCGCGTGCGCGCTGCTCGCCGTGGGCGTCGGCGCCTGGCTCTACCAGCGCCCGGCCGTGGAGCGCGTGCCCCTCGCGCCTCGCGACGCGGCGCCCGGCTTCGTCACCCTGGACCTGCCGACCGGAGACCGCGTGACCCGGGCCGGTGAAGGCGAGATCGGCCTCGAGGCCGCTTCGCCCGACGCGCGCGTGTTCCGGCTCGGCGCGGGCGAGATGCTCTTCGACGTCGCGCCGCTCGGCCCCGGGCAGCGCTTCGAGGTGCACACCCCCCACATCTCGGCGCACGTCGTGGGGACCGTCTTCGCCGTCGCGGTCGAGGACGCGGTGACCCGGGTCCGCGTCTACGAAGGCCGGGTCGAGATCCGTCGCGACGGCGAGGTCCTGACCGTGGCCGAGCCTGGCATGAGCTTCCGCTCGGACGGCGCCGACGCCTCGACGTGGCGCCCGTCTCTCGAGGAGCGAGGCTGGACCGCCGCGCGGAGGCGCGCCGGCGCGTCGCGGGTGGAGCCCCCCGCCCAGGAGCCGGTGGCCACCGCGGAGAGCGCGGACCGGCCTGCGCCGGGACTACCGACGCCCAGCCGCCTGTTACCCAGCGGCCCGCCGCCCAGCGCGCGGGCCCGGGCCGAGTCGACGTCCGAGGCGCCGCAGCCTTCCGCGCCGGATCTCGCGAGCGCGCGCGCCTGGCTCGCCGCAGGAGAGGCGGCGCGGGCGCTCTGGGCCGCCGACCGGGTGCTCGCCGCGCAGCCGCGCGAGGCCGAGTGGTGGCTGCTCCGCGGCGACGCGGCGCGCACGCTCCAGCGCTGGGAAGACGCCGTGCAGTCCTACGAGCGCGCCGCGGAGCTGCTCCCGCCGAGCCGCGCGACCTCGGCCGGATACCTCGCGGCGGAGCTGCGCCTGCAGCGGCTCGAGGACCCCGCCGGCTCGCTCCAGACCCTCGCCCGCACCGGCGCCGGCCGGCCCGGCTCCCCGCTCGAGGAGCGGGCGACCGTGCTCGCCATCCGCGCTCACCTCGCCGCGGACGACGCCGCCGCGGCCCGCCGCGAAGCCCGGCGCTACCTCCTGCGGTTCCCGGCCGGAGCGTCGACGGACTGGGCGCGCTCGGTCGCCGAGCCTCGGTGA
- a CDS encoding DUF3261 domain-containing protein, giving the protein MKVIFLLALGLAACGAPRATGARPASYPGGLTQPSALRSPSALGDAFALEQRVEITSPETSHSFRAVLQRRGDTLVMVGFGPHGGRGFVLSQTGDEVEFESQLPEELPFPPRFMLQDAQRAWFRGLEGPLPDGEHVETIRGERVTERWEGGRLRERVFERLDGDPPGRLHVRYEGGLGGDTPPERVVFENGWLGYTLTLTTLSHQRL; this is encoded by the coding sequence GTGAAGGTCATTTTCCTGCTCGCGCTCGGTCTCGCGGCCTGCGGAGCGCCCCGCGCGACCGGCGCGCGCCCGGCGTCGTATCCCGGCGGTCTCACGCAGCCCTCGGCGCTGCGCTCTCCTTCGGCGCTGGGCGACGCCTTCGCGCTCGAGCAGCGGGTGGAGATCACCAGCCCGGAGACGAGCCACTCGTTCCGCGCGGTGCTGCAGAGGCGCGGGGACACCCTCGTGATGGTCGGCTTCGGTCCTCACGGGGGCCGCGGCTTCGTGCTCTCCCAGACGGGGGACGAGGTGGAGTTCGAGTCGCAGCTCCCGGAGGAGCTTCCGTTCCCGCCGCGCTTCATGCTCCAGGACGCGCAGCGCGCGTGGTTCCGCGGCCTCGAGGGGCCGCTGCCCGACGGCGAGCACGTCGAGACGATCCGCGGCGAGCGCGTGACGGAGCGATGGGAGGGCGGGCGGCTGCGCGAGCGCGTGTTCGAGCGGCTCGACGGCGACCCACCCGGGCGCTTGCACGTGCGCTACGAGGGCGGCCTCGGGGGGGACACGCCGCCCGAGCGCGTGGTCTTCGAGAACGGCTGGCTGGGGTACACGCTGACCCTGACCACGCTGTCGCATCAGCGGCTCTGA
- a CDS encoding protein kinase → MSAGGSRDRSIAGIGRPRSSPSGDPSGGDGDAPSPYEGWIGRVVDERYELTELLAEGGMGAVFAARHVKLGRPFAVKVMLRDHEGNDEVVQRFAREVAIAGKLTHRHIVNANDCGELPDGTAFLVLELVGGRSLAEALWEDGAFDWRRAADVGAELADALWAAHQKGIVHRDLKPDNVVLEPDGEGHETVKLLDFGIAHIASGDETVDDTLTQQGTMVGTLGYMAPEQALGQGVDGRSDLYALGILLWEMVHGQPIFDESLSASAYLDLLVREPRPPVTAEAPEAFAELVARLLAFEAHARPASAEVVRDELRALIALAPEEAVVIDADTGAAPLSDPSLQIEAASDPSLRIEVEPAPKKSASRAGLVALTLLLVAGLGAWIYWQRAQAPSESVGAAGPIAPGPTSAPTPDPIEAALEVLLSPDADRDARREAATAILAFEPAEEVTGLARALAELEGTVDCPERRALVLSVGRLGDPRALPVLDRHRRRRCGRRLDRVVDRARRLLERAQE, encoded by the coding sequence ATGAGCGCGGGAGGATCGCGAGATCGCAGCATCGCCGGGATCGGCCGGCCGCGCTCCAGTCCGTCGGGCGACCCGAGCGGAGGAGACGGCGACGCGCCCAGCCCCTACGAGGGGTGGATCGGCCGCGTCGTCGACGAGCGCTACGAGCTGACCGAGCTGCTCGCGGAGGGCGGCATGGGCGCGGTCTTCGCCGCGAGGCACGTCAAGCTCGGCCGGCCCTTCGCGGTGAAGGTCATGCTGCGAGACCACGAGGGGAACGACGAGGTCGTGCAGCGCTTCGCGCGCGAGGTCGCCATCGCCGGCAAGCTGACCCATCGCCACATCGTCAACGCGAACGACTGCGGCGAGCTGCCGGACGGGACCGCGTTCCTGGTGCTCGAGCTCGTGGGCGGCCGGTCGCTGGCCGAGGCGCTCTGGGAGGACGGCGCGTTCGACTGGCGGCGCGCGGCGGACGTCGGCGCGGAGCTGGCCGACGCGCTCTGGGCCGCACACCAGAAAGGGATCGTGCACCGCGATCTCAAGCCGGACAACGTCGTGCTGGAGCCGGACGGCGAGGGACACGAGACGGTGAAGCTGCTCGACTTCGGCATCGCGCACATCGCCTCGGGCGACGAGACCGTGGACGACACGTTGACGCAGCAGGGCACGATGGTCGGCACGCTCGGCTACATGGCGCCGGAGCAGGCGCTCGGGCAGGGCGTCGACGGGCGCAGCGACCTCTACGCGCTCGGCATCCTGCTCTGGGAGATGGTGCACGGGCAGCCGATCTTCGACGAGTCGCTCTCGGCCAGCGCCTACCTCGATCTGCTCGTCCGCGAGCCGCGGCCCCCGGTCACGGCCGAGGCGCCGGAGGCGTTCGCCGAGCTCGTCGCCCGACTCCTCGCCTTCGAGGCCCACGCCCGCCCCGCGAGCGCCGAGGTGGTGCGCGACGAGCTGCGCGCGCTGATCGCCCTCGCCCCCGAGGAGGCCGTCGTGATCGACGCCGACACGGGCGCCGCGCCGCTCTCCGATCCGTCGCTCCAGATCGAAGCGGCCTCGGATCCCTCGCTCCGGATCGAGGTCGAGCCCGCCCCGAAGAAGAGCGCGAGCCGGGCTGGCCTCGTCGCCCTCACGCTCCTCCTCGTGGCGGGCCTGGGCGCGTGGATCTACTGGCAGCGCGCGCAGGCGCCGTCCGAGTCGGTGGGCGCCGCGGGCCCCATCGCGCCCGGGCCCACCTCGGCGCCGACGCCCGATCCGATCGAGGCCGCCCTCGAGGTCCTGCTCTCTCCCGACGCCGACCGGGACGCGCGGCGGGAGGCGGCCACCGCCATCCTCGCCTTCGAGCCCGCCGAAGAGGTCACAGGGCTCGCGCGCGCCCTCGCGGAGCTGGAGGGCACGGTCGACTGCCCCGAGCGGCGCGCCCTGGTGCTGTCCGTCGGCCGCCTCGGCGACCCGCGCGCGCTGCCAGTCCTCGACCGCCATCGACGACGACGATGCGGCCGCCGGCTCGACCGCGTCGTCGACCGCGCGCGGCGGCTGCTGGAGCGCGCCCAGGAGTGA
- a CDS encoding ATP-binding protein translates to MTARGALWRWLVAPRSAVIDAEDRRHATLYAAFILVISATGLTLGYWIFPASQGATDLSETATWRAALLATFGFAAAYGLARFGRLEWSARILVGTAAVCAFLASLEEPRILLFINSAVVIASATLPLRGTLLTALFTAASPALLAWMVPGVRYADLVYVQGVNCMLPALLVLAGWYREQLVRDRQQRDARLAALVRSSPDGILRIDDAGRIAMCNPAMETLSGRTAHELLGQTLSVLGLEDVVAAGVGAETTLSTGRMRQASGVERRVECLVWRADDAMLGGGIQVMVRDVEEREQLQRQLEDARRLEALGRLAGGIAHDINNQLTVILGSADFLSQGHSEEDVQAISRAADHSQRLVAQLLTFARGDASALTPLNLGALVKELQPILRPLAREHVDIVVDAPFTGSAVLANRTQLEQVVINLVANASDAMPGGGTLAVRVSERTIEEPELGLPPGTYAQLEVSDEGEGIDAELAGRIFDPFFTTKEEGEGTGLGLATVHGIVTRAGGHVSASPREGGGTCFQVLLPTTDHPARDSAPPADALGVEWKGKRVLVVDDQVGVGELVARVLSRVGCETQYVREPFDAIALVNGGKEFDLLVTDVVMPRLSGPELARRLRSLIPGLRVVMMTGYAQEEDLTGERVLPKPFSPAQLRAHCAAALAPPDAPSVTDSG, encoded by the coding sequence ATGACGGCGCGGGGGGCGCTGTGGCGGTGGCTCGTGGCGCCGCGCAGCGCGGTGATCGACGCAGAGGATCGAAGACATGCAACTTTGTATGCGGCGTTCATCCTCGTCATCTCCGCCACCGGCCTGACGCTCGGATACTGGATCTTCCCCGCGTCGCAGGGCGCCACCGATCTCTCGGAGACCGCGACGTGGCGCGCGGCCCTGCTCGCGACGTTCGGTTTCGCGGCCGCGTACGGGCTCGCGCGCTTCGGCCGTCTCGAGTGGTCGGCGCGCATTCTGGTGGGGACCGCCGCGGTGTGCGCTTTCCTGGCCTCGCTCGAGGAGCCGCGCATCCTCCTGTTCATCAATTCCGCCGTGGTGATCGCGAGCGCGACGCTCCCGCTCCGGGGGACTCTGCTGACCGCGCTCTTCACGGCCGCCAGCCCGGCGCTCCTGGCGTGGATGGTGCCGGGCGTCCGCTACGCCGACCTCGTCTACGTCCAGGGCGTCAACTGCATGCTCCCCGCCTTGCTGGTCCTGGCGGGCTGGTACCGCGAACAGCTCGTCCGTGACCGCCAGCAGCGCGACGCGAGGCTGGCCGCGCTCGTGAGGAGCTCCCCGGATGGGATCCTGCGGATCGACGACGCGGGGCGCATCGCCATGTGCAACCCGGCGATGGAGACCCTGAGCGGGCGCACCGCGCACGAGCTGCTGGGGCAGACGCTGAGCGTGCTCGGCCTGGAGGACGTCGTGGCCGCGGGCGTGGGAGCGGAGACGACCCTGTCGACGGGCCGGATGCGCCAGGCGAGCGGCGTGGAGCGGCGCGTCGAGTGCCTCGTGTGGCGGGCGGACGACGCCATGCTGGGCGGCGGCATCCAGGTGATGGTGCGCGACGTGGAGGAGCGCGAGCAGCTCCAGCGACAGCTCGAGGATGCGCGCCGCCTCGAGGCCCTCGGCCGCCTCGCGGGGGGGATCGCGCACGACATCAACAACCAGCTCACGGTCATCCTCGGGAGCGCCGACTTCCTGAGCCAGGGGCACTCCGAGGAGGACGTCCAAGCGATCTCGAGGGCCGCCGACCACTCGCAGCGGCTCGTGGCCCAGCTCCTGACGTTCGCGCGCGGGGACGCGAGCGCGCTGACGCCGCTGAACCTCGGCGCCCTGGTGAAGGAGCTGCAGCCCATCCTGCGCCCGCTCGCGCGTGAGCACGTCGACATCGTCGTCGACGCGCCCTTCACGGGCAGCGCCGTGCTCGCCAACCGCACCCAGCTCGAGCAGGTCGTGATCAACCTCGTCGCCAACGCGTCCGACGCGATGCCCGGAGGCGGCACGCTCGCCGTCCGGGTCTCCGAACGCACGATCGAGGAGCCGGAGCTCGGTCTCCCGCCCGGCACGTATGCGCAGCTCGAGGTCAGCGACGAAGGGGAGGGCATCGACGCAGAGCTCGCGGGGCGCATCTTCGACCCGTTCTTCACGACGAAGGAGGAGGGCGAAGGGACCGGGCTCGGCCTCGCGACGGTGCACGGAATCGTGACGCGCGCGGGTGGCCACGTGTCGGCGTCGCCGCGCGAGGGCGGCGGCACCTGCTTCCAGGTCCTACTCCCCACCACCGACCATCCGGCCCGGGACTCGGCCCCGCCCGCGGACGCGCTCGGCGTGGAATGGAAGGGCAAGCGAGTGCTCGTCGTGGACGATCAGGTCGGCGTGGGGGAGCTCGTCGCGCGCGTGCTGTCGCGGGTCGGGTGCGAGACGCAGTACGTACGCGAGCCCTTCGACGCGATCGCGCTGGTGAACGGCGGCAAGGAGTTCGACCTCCTCGTGACGGACGTCGTGATGCCGCGGCTCTCCGGCCCGGAGCTCGCGCGGCGACTGCGGAGCCTGATCCCCGGGCTGCGCGTGGTGATGATGACGGGATACGCGCAGGAAGAAGACCTGACCGGCGAGCGCGTGCTGCCGAAGCCCTTCTCGCCCGCGCAGCTGCGCGCGCACTGCGCGGCCGCGCTCGCGCCCCCGGACGCGCCGTCCGTCACAGACAGTGGATGA
- a CDS encoding MMPL family transporter has product MDAARTRARTATLIAAAVIGGIAAWAVANLEVTTEITHFLPASEDAELAQVAREITGSDLNRSITLLVSAEDEPSTLAATRALAERLRRRDDLAWVRSGPSEDLNEAFHALYFERRHLFYDATPERLPDEALTAAARDLKRRISGPTGAFLSRIAPRDPLLAFPRHLERMRDAQQGGLSIREGGFLTEDGRGVIFLASEASPFDSDASRALVRGIDAAVAEVTAEHGATVAQSGVHRFAVASEAAIRADVTRISVISTIGVLLLFLVLFRSLRYLLLGALPLLAGFAIALAVCMLAFGRIHGLSLAFGATLIGVGIDYVAHALNHHTLSPGPSPEASLRKIWPGLALGAATTLAGLAGLTWTSFPGIRELSVFTSVGVFVALLVTRWGLPPWMPTRPNPTRLHRRLSQRLGGALARLRASRPMLTVLPLLALAISVLGLTRIGWVDDVRALSAIDADLLAEDEAVRDAVSRMDGGRFVIAWAGTEEEALQRNDAVHTILEEAREAGEVERFRSLHALLWSAETQRASRAALADDPTLPTRLERALLEEGFVPGPFAPFAEDLAAEGPAPLTWAELAASPVGPLVASFRVEMGEGRVGFVTLTRGADVDAIAARIDGLEGVRIFDQQRFLQAAYGGFRARTLEMIAVGLVLVFLIVFARYRRLGPALAAFLPAVLAATTALGALALLGFAANLMHLVALLLVLSMGVDYGIFMVESRHHPEGPAPTVVSLVVACVSTVLSFGLLAMSDNPALQALGLVTGIGVTLSLLLAPTAWLLLGRDPK; this is encoded by the coding sequence TTGGACGCCGCGCGCACCCGGGCTCGGACCGCGACGCTGATCGCCGCCGCGGTGATCGGAGGGATCGCCGCGTGGGCGGTCGCGAACCTCGAGGTCACCACCGAGATCACGCACTTCCTCCCCGCGAGCGAGGACGCGGAGCTGGCCCAGGTCGCGCGCGAGATCACCGGGTCGGACCTGAACCGCTCGATCACCTTGCTGGTGTCGGCGGAGGACGAGCCGAGTACGCTCGCCGCGACCCGCGCGCTCGCCGAGCGGCTGCGTCGGCGAGACGATCTCGCCTGGGTGCGGAGCGGGCCGAGCGAGGATCTCAACGAGGCCTTCCACGCGCTCTACTTCGAGCGTCGCCACCTGTTCTACGACGCGACGCCGGAGCGGCTCCCGGACGAGGCGTTGACGGCGGCGGCGCGGGATCTGAAGCGGCGGATCAGCGGCCCCACGGGCGCGTTCCTCTCCCGCATCGCGCCGCGCGATCCGCTGCTCGCCTTTCCCCGTCACCTCGAGCGCATGCGCGACGCGCAGCAGGGCGGGCTCTCGATCCGGGAGGGCGGCTTCCTGACCGAGGACGGGCGCGGCGTGATCTTCCTCGCGAGCGAGGCCTCGCCCTTCGACTCGGACGCGAGCCGCGCGCTCGTCCGAGGGATCGACGCCGCCGTCGCGGAGGTGACGGCGGAGCACGGCGCGACGGTGGCGCAGAGCGGCGTGCATCGCTTCGCGGTCGCGAGCGAGGCCGCGATCCGGGCCGACGTCACGCGCATCTCGGTGATCAGCACGATCGGCGTGCTGTTGCTCTTCCTCGTCCTGTTCCGCTCGCTCCGCTACCTGCTGCTCGGCGCGCTGCCTCTGCTCGCGGGGTTCGCCATCGCGCTCGCGGTGTGCATGCTCGCGTTCGGGCGCATCCACGGGCTCAGCCTGGCGTTCGGCGCGACGCTGATCGGCGTCGGCATCGACTACGTGGCGCACGCGCTCAACCACCACACGCTGTCGCCCGGGCCGTCTCCCGAGGCGAGCCTGCGGAAGATCTGGCCGGGCCTCGCGCTCGGCGCCGCGACGACGCTGGCCGGCCTCGCGGGCCTGACCTGGACGAGCTTCCCGGGCATCCGGGAGCTGAGCGTGTTCACCAGCGTCGGCGTCTTCGTCGCGCTGCTCGTCACGCGCTGGGGCTTGCCGCCCTGGATGCCGACGCGTCCCAACCCGACGAGGCTGCATCGGCGCCTGTCCCAGCGGCTCGGCGGGGCCCTGGCGCGCCTCCGCGCGTCGAGGCCGATGCTGACCGTGCTCCCGCTCCTCGCGCTCGCGATCTCGGTCCTCGGGCTCACGCGCATCGGGTGGGTCGACGACGTGCGCGCGCTGAGCGCCATCGACGCGGACCTGCTCGCGGAGGACGAGGCGGTGCGCGACGCGGTCAGCCGCATGGACGGCGGGCGGTTCGTGATCGCCTGGGCCGGGACGGAAGAGGAGGCGCTCCAGCGCAACGACGCCGTGCACACGATCCTGGAGGAGGCGCGCGAGGCGGGGGAGGTCGAGCGCTTCCGCTCGCTCCACGCGCTGCTCTGGTCGGCCGAGACCCAGCGCGCGAGCCGCGCCGCCCTCGCCGACGACCCCACGCTCCCGACGCGGCTCGAGCGCGCGCTCCTCGAGGAAGGCTTCGTGCCGGGGCCGTTCGCGCCCTTCGCGGAGGACCTCGCGGCCGAGGGCCCGGCGCCGCTCACCTGGGCCGAGCTGGCCGCCTCTCCCGTCGGTCCCCTCGTCGCGAGCTTCCGCGTGGAGATGGGGGAGGGGCGCGTGGGCTTCGTGACCCTCACGCGCGGCGCGGACGTCGACGCGATCGCGGCGCGGATCGACGGGCTCGAGGGCGTGCGAATCTTCGATCAGCAGCGCTTCTTGCAAGCCGCCTATGGAGGGTTCCGCGCGCGCACCCTCGAGATGATCGCGGTCGGGCTCGTGCTGGTCTTCCTGATCGTCTTCGCGCGCTACCGCCGCCTCGGCCCCGCCCTCGCGGCGTTCCTGCCGGCGGTGCTCGCGGCGACGACCGCGCTCGGCGCGCTCGCGCTCCTGGGCTTCGCCGCGAACCTGATGCACCTGGTCGCGCTCCTCCTGGTGCTGAGCATGGGCGTCGACTACGGGATCTTCATGGTCGAGAGCCGCCACCATCCCGAGGGGCCCGCGCCGACGGTGGTCAGCCTGGTCGTCGCCTGCGTCTCCACGGTGCTGTCCTTCGGCCTGCTCGCGATGAGCGACAACCCCGCGCTCCAGGCGCTCGGGCTCGTCACGGGGATCGGGGTCACGCTCAGCCTGCTGCTCGCGCCCACCGCGTGGCTCCTGCTCGGGAGAGATCCGAAGTGA